The Comamonas sp. 26 DNA window CCATATCGGCACGCAGGCCGATGGATGGGCCAGCGCCACGCAGCCCCTTGAGCACGGCCACCACGCCGGTACCAGCCAGGCCGGTGTGCACTTCCAGCCCAAAGCTGGTCAGCAGCTCGATCACACGGGCGCTGGTACGGTGTTCCTGAAACGCGGTTTCGGGGTGGCGATGAAAGTCATGGCGCCAGGCTTGCATGGCTTGCTGGCCGGGCCATTGAATAGTGTTCAGCATAGGGCGTTGCTTCGTTTACAGCGTGTGCACAAAGGTCTGAGCGATCATGGTGGCCGCCAGGAACACGCCGGCATTGGCCAGCAGCGAGACGACGACAATGCGCCAGCCCAGGCGGCGGAAGGCAGGAATGTCTTTGGCCAGCGACAGACCCGCAAAGGTCAGCATGGGCGTAATCATGGCCAGGAAGCTGACCTTGGCCGTCATGGCCGCAATTTCAGCCGCAAAAGGGGTGTGCGGGAAGGTCATGGCCATGGCGATGAAGGAAATCCAGCACACGGCAGGCAGCTTGCGGCGCGTGCCCACGTAGATCAGATCGCCCACCAGCACGGCAGCAATGATGATCAGCACGCCGGGCAGTGCATCCATTACCGGAATGCCATAGCCAATGCGGTTGCCAATCAGCACCATCACACCCACCCAGACCCAGCTCAGCAGGCGCATGCCCAGGCTCAGCGCCGGTACATCCACTTTTTCTTCGTCTGCAGCGCCAGCGGCCAGGGTCTTTTCCACCGCAGCAGCCTTGCGCTTGCGGCCCAGAATAGGCTCCAGCCATTGGTAAGCACGCACGGCCAGCGGCAGCGAGATGAACAGCGTCAAATAGGTACCGACGGTTGTGGCGATCAGGTTGGCCGCAGCGGCAAAGGTGGCGATCTGGTCGCCCATTTCGGGGTGCTGGGCGGCAATAGCGCCCACAGCGGCGGCGGTCATGCTGCCCGAACCCACGCCAGCCCCCATGCCCAGAGCGATGGGGTGGAAGATGTTCAGACTGGAGACAAAGCCCGCCAGCAGCGAGATAAAGATCGCGCCGATCAGCGTGCCGGTAATGTATTCGGCCAGTAC harbors:
- a CDS encoding DUF3100 domain-containing protein is translated as MRTEVQPAKAALKMSSVAQVFALALGIAALSEWLGPLPIALGVGKVVLLPMIWALLIGLVLGLLRKRLPGPLQLGLYSQNLAAAVLSCALFLFIAKLGLLVGGSLPQLAQVGWGLVLQELGNLIGCVALGMPVALMLGIKREAIGATFSIGREPGLAIIGERFGMDSPEGRGVLAEYITGTLIGAIFISLLAGFVSSLNIFHPIALGMGAGVGSGSMTAAAVGAIAAQHPEMGDQIATFAAAANLIATTVGTYLTLFISLPLAVRAYQWLEPILGRKRKAAAVEKTLAAGAADEEKVDVPALSLGMRLLSWVWVGVMVLIGNRIGYGIPVMDALPGVLIIIAAVLVGDLIYVGTRRKLPAVCWISFIAMAMTFPHTPFAAEIAAMTAKVSFLAMITPMLTFAGLSLAKDIPAFRRLGWRIVVVSLLANAGVFLAATMIAQTFVHTL